TCATCAACTATTATTTCATCCTCCAAGAACAGGTATGACCAGAAGGGTAGAGCACCAGGCTCTAAGCCtcagggaagtgtttcaggcaccaagacttaccTCACTACCCCTAAGTATTGTAAGAACCATCCGAGCTAGTGTCTTGCAGGAAAAGAAGGATGTTTTGGGTGCGGTTAGTCTGGTCACGGGTTGAGGGTTTGTCCTTCTAGACAGGGTCAAGgaggtggtaatggtagagCTCAGTCTAAAACTTAAGCAGCACCAGCAAGTCGCCCGACTCAGCAGGGTTACTCTTGTGGTACATGTGGCGCTCTGTGCCATaacaggttgtatgctcttcaggctcgCCAGGATCAGGAAGGTTCTCCTAATGCAGTCactggtatgttacaagtctttgaccttgatgtttatgcattgttagatccatgGGCTAATCTTTCTTTTGTAACATCTTACATGgcagtccaattcagtgttagtccagaaactATCTCAGAATCTTTCTTAGTCTGTACTCAAGTCgatgacccagttatagctagacgggtatacagaaattgccTTGTCACAGTATCTCAGAAAGTTACCTCAGTatatcttgtagagttagaaatggtataCTTCGATGTCATtttaggcatggattggttacctTCCTGTTATGCTTCTGTAGATTGTATAActagatttttcattttaagtttccaaacgaaccaatcttagaaagGAAGGGTAGTACTTTAGCGCCTATcggtcgatttatttcttaccttaaggacAAAAAGATGATCtttaagggttatctctatcatctagtttgggttaaggattctacctctgaaaccccaactcttaaGTCAGTTCTAGTAGTTTTTGAGTTTCCAGAAGtgtttccagaagatcttccTGGAGTCCCTCCCTAAAGGGAAATCGATTTTGGAATTAATCTCCtaccagatacccagcctatttctactcctccttacagaatggctccagcgGAGCTTAAGGAAATGAAAGCGAAGTttaaagaccttctagataagggcttcatcagaactagtatttcaccatggggcaCATTAGTGTTGTTCAtatagaagaaagatggttctctccaaatgtgcattgactatagacagttgaacaatgtcacaatcaagaataagtatcccatcctcAATATTggtgacttgtttgaccaacttcagggtgctagccatttctcaaaaatagacctcagatcgggttatcatcagctcagagtcaaagatagtgacattccaaaaacagCCTTCAGAGTtgggtatggtcattatgaatttgtagttatgtcatttggactaactaatgttgctgcagctttcatggatttgataaaCAGTGTGTTCAaatagtacttggacttgttcgttattgtctttattgatgatatcctcatttactctaggagtgaggaagaacatgcaagtcatttgagagttgttttgCAAACTCTCAAGGATTGCCAATTATTcactaagtttagtaaatgtgagttctaGTTGAAATCCGTTTCTTTTCTTGATCCGAGTGgattcacaaaagatagaagcagtgaaacaataaCCAGACCTACCTTTGCTACAGATATCATAAGCTTCTTATTTCTAATGGGTTATTACATAAGATgaaaggattttcatccatagcctcaccattgactaggttaactcagaagatggtcaagttccaatggcagataattgtgagaaaagcttcgcaGAATcgaaactagattgactaccgCTCCTCTCTTGattctaccagagggttcagatggttatgtaatctattgtgatgcatcaagatTTGGCCTTTGTTGTGTTGATGCAGTGAGAtaaggttataacttatgctGTTAGatagcttaaggtgcatgagaagtgttttccaactcatgacctcgagcttgtagtagtggtgtttgcactcaagatctggagatactacttgtatggtgtccatgtagatgtgttcagtgatcataagagccttcagcatgttttcacccagaaagagttgaatcgtCGACAGATGAGATGGTTTgatttccttaaggattatgatataagTGTGCATTATAATCATGGTAAGGCAAATTTAGTAGCAGAtactcttagtagattatctatgggcaGTGTAGCCTatgttgaggaaaaaagaaaggaactAGTGAAGGATATTCACATGCTTGCTCTTTTGGGAGTTTGCTTATGAGCATATTAGAcagtggtgtaacagttcagaattgggcagaatcttctttggtagtggaggctaaggaaaagcaagacagtgatccaattTTGCTTGAAATTAAGGGTGCAGTCCAGAAACAGATTTCATAActagaatctagaccccagacgagaccggcgtcgttgacctctcagaggtcgcagagaAGCCTACATGCGTCAtacttacttcatctaggttaattttagaggaaaatttgaaaaaaaaaatcttatttcatCTGAAACATATTATACTTAACaataggcgttcacaaatcaaccatctaatatagagataatcaaatgcaAGACGCAGTTCATAATTCCATTAAACGTAttcttgccaaaatggcaccaatacaaagtctgaaatgaaacgggaaatgaaacactagtgcaAAGTGCCCCACTAGCTTAATCCAACATCTAAGCTAGATTTTACCGGTACACATTCTCGAAAGCAtaagggcctaccaagtccggacgTAAGCTCCACGttcggatagctgcaacgttgTTCCGTAAGCTCTAAAGTCctcctgtgcctgcacctaaaagtagatatagTATGGGATTAATACgcacttgtactaattatgggtatatgcaaacacacaccaaggacacgcatgagtaagaatagatctttcttaacaacatgatttatggaaagtcaagtcagtagacttgccaaatttggactAGAAAAGTTAGTGGACCTGccaaatttgaattaggaaagtcatgacatgagagtaacatacatcatcatacgtatcatatCGCACActatcacataacatattgcatatggcacataacatctttcatatcattcgttcatacgccatgagactttggaatcaCGGACTTGGcatcaagacttcccaaaaatgagggctcaacctatgggacctcaactagggagactTCTTTTGCAAACACAgaatctgcttcattcattcgtacgtacttcacttcatacattcataagctagtgtgtacaccagctatacctaagatgtagtttaagactttcatcgagtTTGTTGtacaatgatcaagaatgaccaagTATCATTatttaagtctagctcacctcttgattatcctatcctaacacctttggtaccattgattttattatgtgcatcatttgaggctggcctcattcattatttgggaactttaactttaatcaaCGTAGATTatttgagcatcatgaaatccagtatcTCCCCCAaatcgaaaagaggtggaatcaccaacaaaagtgacccaaaacatgctagcgtacatgggaattgaaccccgccagatccctatattggtagtataggttcaaagactaggagatataaggagacccatacccgatatgccggacagtctcatcttatgagagttacatgaacctccgcccttctcgaaagaaggcatcacctctCATACATAGTATActggtgctcagtataaagtttcattgcATTCAACACATACGTCAcagaagctggcttctagtatgaggacatcatagctcaatagatgatttctcatctcatcattagtattaagtatgcataaCATCAATACTttaattagagtgttcatagagactggtctcttcattaactttacactctcataggtgagtacgttttggtaaaatttacttaggctcatttgagattgctctaatcttttaaattagcctcttatcatgttgtcaccaaattcattaactttagcatatttgctcttcataattactcacctcttattacgtgaatgttcattttatcatatgccaatgcacttggccatttagtatgtttcacactcttacttaacccttctagggtttaatcatttcattgcatacatcttaggttcacttacttttaaatgtatgctagacttatgggtctatacatacaagccatgaggcttcattcatagtttgtttaagtgattcataagttcctaagattatatggtacaagacttatgcatcttatatgtatgccaagatctcgatttccgATCTATGTGGGCAGCATTACTTTGAAGTTTGTTCATGtgtgatttatgtatcaatacggagtttgggaaagggaacccgGTTTCGCGATaacacatacatattttttttattctacttTGATCTATATGGCTTGGGGACCTGagatcgagccccaacgccttcgtttcacttttttttccttattattcATTCTTCCTTAGTCTATTGACTTGGaaccgaggggttgtgggatcgatcccccacagcctcatttcttttattttctttttctttgacttTTCCTAGTTGACCTTGAGGGTatgggatcgaatccccacaacctcactttatttttctctttaattcccTTAATAAGCCTAGAGGTCGtaggttcgattcccacatgcctcaacttttattttcttttaattccttaagtggccaagaggttgtgggtttgaatcccactcctctcatttttattttcacggATTCATTTTCAAGTCAAGGTCCAGGTTCGAATCCCCCTTACCACATCTTTTAACTTACATTATTTTATGACTTTTAACAAGGTGACGTCACGGGTTCGATCCTCAATGACctctcttatttttcttcattttttataataggTTAATTGACTTAACTTGACCGAAACTAACATCAAAGTGCTGGAATTTGATCACATTTTCAGCCTATTTTCTCACCTCTTTCACGTTAAATGTATATACGTTTGGAGTAGTTATTAGTGAGTTcattaggtgcattttcaagatcaCATTCTATTAAGAATTTGCATTCAAATCAGCATTTTTACATCTTATCTTTGCTGAAACTCATCAACAAGATGCTGGAAATTTTGTACGTTTTTCAGCTCATTTGCATCAACAGTTTACATGTTAGTTTTGAGGATAATTCATGGATTCATTTATGTAATACTTTCCAATATAAATCAGCCACCttatacttcatatgaacatcagGATTTATACAAGTATGTGCATGTAAGAATACAACCATAACATGTCGTTTTCGAACTTCAAACCAAGAGTATATGTCCCGGCTATACATtgcacacacataaacacataattttGGACAGCATGCTTAACATTCACATAACTCcgaacatacatacatgaacataatcAACACAAAAACACATTACACCCCTAATTTCTATCatcaaacatacccaacctacaaatctatgggagctagtgacagggaacaTGTAAAGGGGAATAACCCTAGTTTTCGTATTTGAATatactgaaccttaaggggtctcttgggaaagggaccaagagagaagagaacccatacctttttaaCGTTTAAAACTTGACCTGCTGCCCAAAGTTTCTCCTCCAAATTCATGTCCAACACCTAAAACCTCAACCCCAATTCGATGGACAACCCTCTCTTTGCCTAACGTGATtgattagttttttatttttatatttcgttttgagttcttcaagtgtgaagaactttggtaaATTTTTCTGttcatgaatttattttggcagagagaacgtgaatgagagaagagATAATGATCGTGAAGTTAGATAGAAGTGAGAGAGTGAAACGTGAAAGTAGTTAAGGCTTAGGTaaggacttagtcaaactaggactctccttaacttttaaaaaaatcttatttttcctttttattaaatcagctaataaatattaattaattaagttaatttaccaatttaaataaaaacaatttaaatcatttcttccacctaggttcgaacccgggtggagcaagtcTTCACTCAAAAAGCCAATTTTcagccctctctccccaaattgtccctccaccttattaattaaataattaattaaatattcagGGTAttaagatactacccttagcctggaaaaagactATCTAGttcctccaaacttaagatttcccctctttaagtctggtaaagacCCATTTGGGctaatcttcatattcgggagccctacatggatggacccaacctttcctagctcaactaactccccaactTAGTTGGCTTGTCTTTCGTAAGGGTTCAGAGGtttggttctacgcgcatcagtCCGTATGAACCCGGTCTAAACGTAGGctttctagacacattaagcattacttagcatatccattttttgggctgttacattatccccccttaggaacattcgtctccgaatgacactactaatTATCTAGCATAATGCCAGTAAGATTAAAACATAGTTTCTATACACAATAAAGCATTAGCAACAAacaatggagagataaggaaacatagacttaagagtaggaagtctaacctcaaaggctgaaaagatgagggtagcgggATCTCATATCGTCCTCGGACTCCGACGTAGCACtctcaacaagatgattcctcCATAATACCTTTACTGTGGGAACCTCCATGTTCCTTAGCTGCTTGATCTGTCTATCTAAAATCTCAATAGGTACTCcctcataagacaagtcttcctcgacccccaaaccttcaacagGTAGAATCGATGTTAGATCACCTatgcacttctttaacatagataCATGAAAGACTAGATTTATAAGCTAGATCCACAggcaatgccaactcataggccacctcacccacacaTTGTAGGATCTCGTATGGCCCAACATACCTTGGAATAAACTTTCCCTTCctaccaaacctcatcacccccttcataggtgtctgcatcaaactctaagggccATTTTTTGTTGTCTGCATAAGACTTCTGCCGACTGTAGGCAGtagccaacctgtccctaatcaccGTGACCTTCTCTatggcctcatgaatgatctctggacccaaGATGGATGAATCTCCAATGTCGAACCCCCCAactggagacctacatctcctaccatacagtcCCTCAAATGGTGTCATCCCAACGCTAGAGTGATAGagattattatacgagaactcaaTCAAAGGCAAATGGTCGTCCCAGCTACCCCTGAAGTTAATCACTCATGGActcaacatatcctccaatGACTGAATGGTGCGCTCTGCCTTCCCAttagtctgaggatgaaaggcagtactaagcTTCAACTGTGTGCCTAAGCTCTTCTAGAAGGATCTCCAGATTTTAAAGTGAATTtagctcctctatctgaaatgatataCAAAGGAATCCCACGGGATCTCACAatttcatcaatgtagagtcttgCATAATACTCGtctctgtaagtagacttcacagggataaagtgggaagacttagtcatcctttccacaataacccatatggagccatgttgtctcctagtcttcggaagaccaaccacgaagtctaTATTAATGGCCTCCTATTTCCAAGTCTAAACCTCAATAATATAAGTAAAACTGCCAGGCTTAAGATGTTCCGCCTTAACCTGTATACAATTAGGAAACTTGGTTACATATTCTGCAATGTCCtacttcatgccatcccaccaataaatctgcttaagatcatgatacaccttggtggaacctggatgtacggaatatctggaaccatgggcctcttcAATGATCCTGGTcacaaatcatccacatctggtacacacatCTTGTCCTGGTACCTATGTATGTTGtcatctcccaaagcaaaagactcattcatcttaaccAACACTGAGTTCTTCAGCTCCATTAACACCGGATCAAGATGCTGGCCCTCCTTGACTTCAACAACTAAGGATTATttagaactaggatgaactgaaacacccccactagtagagtgAACTAACCGCACACCTTCTCTGTCCAGTCTATGTATATCTTTCACCAACTCCTTCGTCTCATCATCAACGTGGAttgtacttcccatgctcatcctattcaaagcatcagctacaacattagccttacctggatggtagtggacattcatgtcatagtccttcaaaagcTCAACCATTTCCgctgacgtagattcaacttTATCTatgtgaacacgtactggagactcttgtggtttatgaacacatccacatgcacccCATACAAGAGTACCTCCACAGTTTCAGTGCAAACACCATAGCTGCCAACTCCAactcatgagtgggataattcttttcatggaccttgagctgtctggacgcataagctatcaccttaccaccctgcataagaacacaaccaaACCAACCCTCGATGCATCATAATAcacagtgtaattctcaccacacttaggcaaAGTAAGCATCAGGGCTGAAGTAAGTCTatccttgagctcctggaaactcttctcacaagcctCCGTCTATACAAACTTGGCcttcttcttattcaaacctATCAGTgaggcagcaatggaagaaaaaccctccacAAACCTGCGACAATAACCAGCTAATCCTAAGAAGCTACGAATATCTatgggagtaagaggttttaGCCAGTTCTTAATAGCTTCAGTCTTCCTGAGATCTACCTATACACTTTTGACGAACACAACATGACCCATTGATGTCACTGATCtaagccagaattcacacttgctgaatttggcatagaactgatgttgtctaagtacctgcaaggttagtctcaaatgtagTTCATgatcttccttggtcttagagtagatgagaatttcttcaatgaatactatgatgaaggagtcaaggtattcacgaaagaccttgttcatgagatccataaatgcagcacgTGCATTTTATGAGACCAAATGACAAACttggaactcataatgaccataacgagTACGAAAGGCTATCTTTAggatatctccatccctaaccctaagctaaTGGTACTCTGAACGAAGATCGATCTTCGAGAAGAAAGtagacccttggagttggtcgaacaagtcagctattcttggaagtggatacttatttttgatagtgactttgttaAGCTGCCTATAattgatacacattctaagggttccatctttatttttcacataCAACACTCGAGCGCCCAAGGGGATATTCTcggttgaatgaaacccttatctgtgagatcttttaactggagctttaactctttgagttcagatagagccattctgtaaggaggaattgaaattggtttagTATTGGGTTCTAAGTTGATAACAAAGTCAATTTCTCGAGGGGGAGGAACTCCAGGTAAATCATCAGGAAATacatcttggaactcattcactataggcattgagtctatggaaggaatgtcatgatctaataattaacactcacaagatgaaaTAAtaccccttggacatcattttactGACCTTAAGGTTCGAAATCAAGGCATTAGGACGACTCTAGTTGTACCCCTCCAAGACTAGCTCTCCTTCATTAGGGAAGCAAAATCTCACAACCCTACTACGACAATCCATGAAAGCATAACAACTATGAAGCCAGTCCATActaagaataatatcaaaatcatgcataggtaactcaatcaagtctgcacacatagtcttaccacatacaactattgggcaatccttgtgtactctatcagttcttacattttctcctaaaggtgtactaaccactataggatcatgaaAAACTTAAGgcaatatctcaaaagtgagagcaatcaaaggagttacaaagtaaagtgtagaccctggatcaagtaaagcataaacagaagttgagaatacttgtattatacctgtgaccacatcagcagacttctcctgctcctcccaTCCCTTAAGAGCGTAGAACCTGTTCCTCTTAAAAGACTTGGTTGCTGCTGCATCCTGTGgattaggcctaggctgagcattacctccagACTAAGCCCTGTTcatccttaaccatgtgcccgCTCTTACTGCAACCAAAATAAGCATTAGTGCTCTGTCTTCACTCCTCAGTGTGAGCATGGCCACACTTAACACAGTTCTTTCTGGGACGCTGCATATCACCTCCATTGTGCTTCTTGGGCTCGGTTCTTCCACCTCTAGATGTTGTACTCCTCTGAAAGTTAGAGTTCCATGAACTCTGTTTCCCCTTTTTGAATCTGGGATGCTCAAGGACGCTAAAGTTGTACATGTTGCCCCCATTGCTAGTACCTACCTGATCATGAGGCTTAGGCTTCCTAGCATCACGGACGCCCCTCTTCTTCCAGATGTCTTCTACATGTTGTacatgcaccatcaacctgGAGAGGTCTATGTTATTGTGGAGCATAGCATCCCGACACTCCTTCTCCAAGTCTTCGGTGATTCGTGTGaggaacctactcatctcatccgtGCTGTTATATACAAGGGAAGTAAAATACCTGGATAGTTTAACAAACTTTAAGGAATACTCTCTGACTTTCATTGACACCTacttaaggttgataaactccgcAACCTTGGCCTCCCTCCCTTGAGAAGAATCTCTCCAGGAAGGTTGTCTTAAATAGCTCCCATGTGACCAGAACTCCGCCCAAAGCTCGGCTATCCTGCCACATCGTGCActaagtctgtgcaacatccttaACCTGCTGCCCAAAGTTTCTCCTCCAAATTCACGTCCAACACCGAAAATCTCAATCCCAATTCGACGGACAGCCCTCTCTTTGCCTAACGTGATTGatttgttgtttgtttttatcATTCATTGTGAGTTCTTAACGTCTGAAGAACTTTGGTAAGTTTTTCTGTTCTTGAAGTTATTTTGGTAGAGATaacgtgaatgagagaagagAGAATGATCGTGAAGTgagatagacgtgagagagtGAAACGTGAAAGTAGTTTAGGCTTAGGTaaggacttagtcaaactaggactctccttaacttttaaaaaaaatccaattttactttttattaaatcagctaataaatattaattaattaaggttaatttactaatttaaataaaaacaatttaaatcattgcttccacctaggttcgaacctgggtggagcaagacttcactcaaaAAGCCAATTTTCGGCACTCTCTCCCAAAtttgcccctccaccttattaattaaataattaattgaatatttagggtaattttgatactacccttatactggaaaaagaccattttacccctagaccctccaaacttaagatttcccctttttaagtcaggtaaagactcatccaggtaaatcttcatatttagGAGCC
The sequence above is a segment of the Solanum lycopersicum chromosome 10, SLM_r2.1 genome. Coding sequences within it:
- the LOC138338748 gene encoding uncharacterized protein, encoding MPIVNEFQDVFPDDLPGVPPPREIDFVINLEPNTKPISIPPYRMALSELKELKLQLKDLTDKGFIQPRISPWALECLFIEEILIYSKTKEDHELHLRLTLQVDLRKTEAIKNWLKPLTPIDIRSFLGLAGYCRRFVEGFSSIAASLIGLNKKKAKFGGKVIAYASRQLKVHEKNYPTHELELAAMVFALKLWRYSCKANVVADALNRMSMGSTIHVDDETKELVKDIHRLDREGVRGSWDDHLPLIEFSYNNLYHSSVGMTPFEGLYGRRCRSPVGGFDIGDSSILGPEIIHEAIEKVTVIRDRLATAYSRQKSYADNKKWPLEFDADTYEGGDEKCIGDLTSILPVEGLGVEEDLSYEGVPIEILDRQIKQLRNMEVPTVKVQAQEDFRAYGTTLQLSERGAYVRTW